In Oryza brachyantha chromosome 1, ObraRS2, whole genome shotgun sequence, the following are encoded in one genomic region:
- the LOC102708474 gene encoding DEAD-box ATP-dependent RNA helicase 15, with the protein MGEADVEVKDNEVYEEDLVDYEEEVENGADGASAANASADVAKKGYVGIHSSGFRDFLLKPELLRAIQDCGFEHPSEVQHECIPQAILGMDVICQAKSGMGKTAVFVLSSLQQIDPVAGQVGALVLCHTRELAYQICHEFERFSKYLSEIKVAVFYGGVHIKKHKDLLKNDCPHIVVGTPGRILALAREKDLSLKNVRHFILDECDKMLDSLDMRRDVQEIFKMTPHDKQVMMFSATLSKEIRPVCKKFMQDPMEIYVDDEAKLTLHGLVQHYIKLSEAEKNRKLNDLLDALDFNQVVIFVKSVSRAAELNKLLCECNFPAISIHSGMTQEERLTRYKNFKEGHKRILVATDLVGRGIDIERVNIVINYDMPDSADSYLHRVGRAGRFGTKGLAITFVSSASDSDVLNQVQERFEVDIKELPEQIDTSTYMPS; encoded by the exons GAGGAGGATCTCGTCGACtacgaggaggaggtggagaatGGGGCCGACGGCGCCTCCGCGGCCAACGCCTCCGCCGACGTGGCCAAGAA GGGGTACGTGGGGATCCACAGCTCGGGGTTCAGAGACTTCCTGCTCAAGCCGGAGCTGCTTCGCGCTATCCAGGACTGCGGGTTTGAGCACCCTTCCGAAG TGCAACATGAATGCATCCCACAAGCCATTCTTGGAATGGATGTCATCTGTCAAGCAAAATCTGGGATGGGGAAGACCGCTGTTTTTGTTCTCTCAAGTCTTCAGCAAATCGATCCTGTTGCTGGTCAAGTTGGTGCACTTGTGCTATGCCACACAAGGGAGCTAGCTTACCAG ATTTGCCATGAATTTGAGAGGTTCAGCAAGTACCtttctgaaataaaagttGCTGTCTTCTATGGTGGCGTTCACATAAAAAAGCACAAGGATCTGTTGAAGAATGACTGTCCTCATATTGTGGTTGGGACACCTGGAAGGATACTAGCTCTAGCTAGAGAAAAGGACCTTTCCTTGAAGAATGTGAGGCATTTCATTCTTGATGAATGTGACAAGATGCTTGATTCACTTG ACATGCGTAGAGATGTGCAGGAGATCTTCAAAATGACACCCCATGATAAGCAAGTGATGATGTTTTCAGCAACCCTCAGCAAGGAGATTCGCCCAGTTTGCAAGAAATTCATGCAAGAT CCTATGGAAATTTATGTCGATGATGAGGCTAAACTGACCCTTCATGGCCTAGTTCAG CACTATATAAAACTAAGTGAGGCGGAGAAGAACCGAAAATTGAATGATCTCTTAGATGCACTGGACTTCAATCaagttgtcatatttgttAAAAGTGTTAGTAGAGCTGCAGAACTGAACAAGCTGCTTTGTGAATGCAACTTTCCTGCAATCTCCATACATTCTGGAATGACACAGGAGGAGAG GCTGACCCGGTATAAGAACTTCAAGGAAGGACACAAGAGGATTCTTGTGGCGACTGATTTAGTTGGCAGAGGAATTGATATTGAACGTGTCAACATTGTCATAAACTATGACATGCCCGATTCTGCTGATTCGTATTTGCACCGG GTTGGAAGGGCTGGACGCTTCGGAACCAAAGGACTTGCAATAACATTTGTTTCCTCTGCCTCTGACTCTGATGTTCTTAATCAA GTGCAAGAAAGGTTTGAGGTTGACATAAAGGAACTCCCTGAGCAGATTGATACCTCGACATATA TGCCTTCTTAG